A DNA window from Guyparkeria halophila contains the following coding sequences:
- a CDS encoding peptidylprolyl isomerase: MDSNPTIDRVPHRRHRLAIALGAGLLLSAGAMTGCSDDRPQSAEKTPLGQQSAPSGSFATIEGGEVIARINGSPLYRENLEVVKENLGAEVPEDRLVSRMVELRLLANRAREQGLDSDPRTQARVQNAIDNQLANAYLMNFMTEMELSEADVEAAYEREMEALGEETQYRAMHILVEDEETARELIAELDEGGDFGELARQHSKDTGSGEAGGDLGWFSLDQMVEPFAEAVGALEPGQRAEEPVETRFGWHIVQVEETRPMPKPTLDQMRPELEDQARREAINDMIAELRESANVEILTTDVRSMVERDGNEAQPGDETGAGEADSDEAETTADDANMGNLPAEPLKAMP, translated from the coding sequence ATGGATAGCAACCCGACCATCGATCGCGTCCCTCACCGTCGCCACCGCCTGGCGATTGCCCTCGGTGCGGGACTGTTGCTAAGCGCCGGCGCGATGACCGGCTGCAGTGACGACCGCCCGCAGTCTGCCGAAAAGACACCGCTGGGCCAGCAGAGCGCCCCGTCGGGCTCGTTCGCCACCATTGAAGGCGGCGAGGTGATCGCCCGCATCAACGGCTCCCCGCTCTACCGCGAGAACCTGGAGGTGGTGAAGGAGAACCTGGGCGCCGAGGTGCCCGAGGATCGCCTGGTCAGCCGCATGGTCGAACTGCGCCTGCTGGCCAACCGCGCCCGGGAGCAAGGCCTCGACAGCGATCCGCGCACCCAGGCGCGCGTCCAGAACGCGATCGACAACCAGCTCGCCAACGCCTATCTCATGAACTTCATGACCGAGATGGAACTGAGCGAAGCGGATGTCGAGGCGGCCTATGAGCGCGAAATGGAGGCCCTGGGCGAAGAGACCCAGTACCGCGCCATGCACATCCTGGTCGAGGACGAAGAAACCGCGCGCGAACTGATCGCGGAGCTCGACGAGGGTGGCGACTTCGGCGAACTGGCCCGGCAGCACTCCAAGGACACCGGTTCGGGCGAGGCTGGCGGCGATCTGGGCTGGTTCTCCCTCGACCAGATGGTCGAACCGTTCGCCGAGGCCGTCGGCGCCCTGGAACCGGGGCAACGGGCGGAGGAGCCGGTCGAAACGCGGTTTGGCTGGCACATCGTGCAGGTCGAGGAAACCCGGCCGATGCCCAAGCCGACGCTCGACCAGATGCGTCCGGAACTGGAGGATCAGGCCCGGCGTGAGGCCATCAACGACATGATCGCCGAGCTGCGGGAATCGGCCAATGTCGAGATTCTCACCACCGACGTACGGTCCATGGTCGAGCGCGACGGCAACGAGGCCCAGCCGGGCGATGAGACCGGCGCCGGCGAGGCGGACTCGGACGAGGCCGAGACCACCGCGGACGATGCCAACATGGGCAACCTCCCGGCCGAGCCGCTCAAGGCCATGCCCTGA
- a CDS encoding YciI family protein codes for MQWFMIVANDVADSAPLRATHRDAHRARIESMTSEGRILTAGPLPIDPGDPDRGLSGSLIVAAFESLDAARAWAEADPFHAGGVYASVDVRPYKPIFGATG; via the coding sequence ATGCAATGGTTTATGATCGTGGCCAATGACGTGGCCGACAGCGCCCCGCTGCGGGCAACGCACCGCGACGCCCACCGCGCACGCATCGAATCGATGACCAGCGAGGGTCGCATCCTCACCGCCGGCCCGCTGCCGATCGATCCTGGCGATCCCGATCGGGGGCTCTCGGGCAGCCTGATCGTCGCGGCCTTCGAAAGCCTGGATGCGGCTCGCGCCTGGGCGGAGGCGGACCCGTTTCACGCCGGCGGGGTCTACGCCTCGGTCGATGTCCGACCCTACAAGCCGATTTTCGGTGCCACCGGCTAG
- a CDS encoding septation protein A, which yields MKFLFDFFPILLFFGAYHLEGIYVATAVAMVASVVQIAAGWLMWRKVERMHWVSAGLIVLFGGMTLILHNPLFIMWKPTILNWLFALVFLGSAFIGKKPLVQRMMEHVIQVPRAIWHRVNWAWVAFFVISGVANILVAYQFSEAFWVNFKLFGLMGMTFVFMILQGLYLGLYAERPAEVQADTGPQDSDERP from the coding sequence ATGAAATTCCTGTTCGATTTCTTCCCTATCCTGCTGTTCTTCGGTGCCTACCACCTGGAGGGCATCTATGTCGCCACCGCGGTGGCCATGGTGGCCTCGGTGGTACAGATCGCCGCCGGTTGGCTGATGTGGCGCAAGGTCGAGCGGATGCACTGGGTCTCGGCCGGGTTGATCGTGCTGTTCGGCGGCATGACGCTGATCCTGCACAACCCGCTGTTCATCATGTGGAAGCCCACTATCCTCAACTGGCTGTTCGCGCTGGTCTTTCTCGGCAGCGCGTTCATCGGCAAGAAACCGCTGGTCCAGCGGATGATGGAACATGTCATTCAGGTCCCCAGGGCCATCTGGCATCGCGTCAACTGGGCATGGGTGGCTTTCTTCGTGATTTCCGGCGTGGCCAACATCCTGGTCGCCTACCAGTTTTCCGAGGCGTTCTGGGTCAACTTCAAGCTGTTCGGCTTGATGGGCATGACCTTCGTGTTCATGATCCTGCAGGGGCTCTACCTCGGCCTGTACGCCGAACGCCCGGCCGAGGTCCAGGCGGACACCGGCCCGCAGGATAGTGACGAACGCCCCTGA